A single region of the Marinobacter salinisoli genome encodes:
- a CDS encoding Glu/Leu/Phe/Val family dehydrogenase, which yields MASHNSLLNDAQSRLTDIFDRLDVEDDVRHQFGQPDRIHQAAIPVRMDDGSLQTFPAWRVQYDQTRGPCKGGVRFHPDVDADEVATLSFWMVIKCAVVDIPFGGAKGGIQVDPKCLSRLELERLSRGYIRAFYDVIGPDRDIPAPDVNTNETIMGWMADEYAEITRRKVPAIITGKPIGLGGSQGRTAGTGRGALHVLEAWAKHTDQRREDMTVAVQGFGNAGYHFARLAREAGYRIVALSDSQGAIYADQGLDPEPIWQHKNEARELKGMVYCESSVCEESGVDQISQEELLALDVDVLVLAALENVITTDNVGDVRAGAILEIANGPVTADADQQLEKQGVTVLPDILANAGGVMVSYLEWVQNRTGDYWREDYINDRLEEQLVSQAQLCFERADKEEVGYRAAAYLQGIERIAATIESCGTQRYFNGE from the coding sequence TTGGCCAGTCATAACAGCCTGCTGAACGATGCCCAATCCCGGCTGACGGATATTTTCGATCGGCTGGATGTCGAGGATGACGTTCGTCATCAGTTCGGGCAACCCGACCGCATTCATCAGGCGGCCATTCCGGTGCGGATGGACGATGGCAGTCTGCAAACGTTTCCGGCGTGGCGGGTGCAGTACGATCAGACCCGGGGGCCGTGTAAGGGTGGGGTGCGCTTTCATCCCGACGTGGATGCCGACGAAGTTGCGACTTTGAGTTTCTGGATGGTCATCAAGTGTGCCGTTGTCGATATCCCCTTCGGCGGCGCCAAAGGGGGTATTCAGGTTGATCCCAAATGCCTTTCCCGTCTGGAACTTGAGCGCCTGTCCCGGGGCTATATCCGGGCCTTTTACGATGTGATCGGGCCCGATCGGGATATCCCCGCCCCGGACGTCAACACCAACGAAACCATTATGGGCTGGATGGCGGACGAGTACGCTGAAATTACCCGCCGGAAAGTGCCTGCCATTATTACCGGCAAGCCGATTGGTCTGGGGGGATCGCAGGGACGTACCGCGGGCACGGGGCGTGGTGCCCTGCACGTGCTGGAAGCCTGGGCCAAGCATACCGATCAGCGCCGAGAAGACATGACCGTCGCCGTGCAAGGCTTTGGCAACGCGGGTTATCACTTCGCCCGACTGGCCAGGGAGGCCGGTTACCGCATTGTTGCACTGTCCGATTCGCAGGGTGCGATCTACGCCGACCAAGGTCTCGATCCGGAGCCCATCTGGCAGCACAAGAACGAAGCTCGCGAACTCAAGGGGATGGTCTATTGCGAGTCGTCGGTGTGTGAGGAAAGCGGGGTGGATCAGATTAGCCAGGAAGAACTGCTGGCGCTGGATGTGGATGTGCTGGTGCTGGCGGCGCTGGAAAATGTCATCACCACCGACAACGTAGGAGACGTGCGCGCGGGCGCCATTCTGGAAATTGCCAACGGCCCGGTGACGGCCGACGCCGACCAGCAGCTGGAAAAGCAGGGCGTTACGGTCCTGCCGGACATACTGGCCAATGCCGGCGGTGTGATGGTCAGTTATCTGGAATGGGTTCAGAACCGAACCGGGGATTACTGGCGCGAAGACTACATTAATGATCGCCTGGAGGAGCAGCTCGTCAGTCAGGCCCAGCTGTGTTTCGAGCGGGCTGATAAAGAGGAGGTGGGATACCGAGCCGCTGCCTATTTGCAGGGTATCGAGCGGATTGCGGCCACCATCGAAAGCTGTGGTACCCAGCGGTATTTCAACGGCGAGTAA